The proteins below are encoded in one region of Rhododendron vialii isolate Sample 1 chromosome 7a, ASM3025357v1:
- the LOC131331967 gene encoding expansin-B4-like, whose amino-acid sequence MASSIHHIYSTLFVFVTFFSFMINCSMAQGGTTVATWYGDPNGAGTDGGNCGYGPAVEYAPFYKYVSAGGFSLFKNGEGCGACYKVRCTSNPACSGNPVTVTITDFCPGNCGAYQFDLSGTAFGAMAVPGKADQLRSAGKIQIQYERTFCYYKGYTIVFKVDSGSNPFYFATEIEYEDGDGDLSKVELQQAGSNYFAPMQLVFGATWKLQSNTGSPLKGPFSIRLTTLSSGKSLTAYNVIPADWRPGQTFRSNVNF is encoded by the exons ATGGCTTCAAGTATTCACCACATCTACAGTAccctctttgtgtttgttaCTTTCTTTTCATTCATGATCAATTGCTCCATGGCTCAAGGTGGAACTACCGTCGCAACGTGGTATGGAGATCCCAATGGTGCTGGAACCGATG GGGGAAATTGTGGATATGGCCCTGCAGTAGAGTATGCACCATTCTACAAATACGTATCCGCTGGAGGtttttcgctgttcaaaaatGGCGAAGGATGTGGAGCTTGTTATAAG GTAAGATGCACGTCAAATCCGGCATGCTCGGGGAACCCGGTAACGGTGACGATAACGGATTTTTGCCCGGGGAACTGCGGGGCCTATCAGTTTGATTTGAGCGGTACTGCCTTTGGAGCCATGGCAGTCCCGGGCAAAGCCGATCAATTGAGGAGTGCTGGGAAGATACAGATTCAATACGAAAG GACTTTTTGCTACTATAAAGGTTATACAATAGTATTCAAAGTCGATTCGGGGTCGAACCCGTTCTATTTTGCTACGGAGATCGAATACGAAGACGGAGACGGTGACCTGAGCAAAGTAGAGCTCCAGCAGGCCGGCTCCAACTATTTCGCTCCCATGCAGCTGGTATTTGGTGCTACTTGGAAACTCCAGAGTAACACTGGCTCGCCGTTGAAAGGCCCATTCTCTATTAGGCTCACCACACTCAGCTCCGGCAAGAGCCTGACCGCCTACAATGTCATCCCTGCCGATTGGAGGCCCGGCCAAACGTTCCGCTCCAACGTTAATTTCTGA
- the LOC131331755 gene encoding putative expansin-B2, with protein sequence MALVLGFPLSSIAYIIALFSLLMISSCSCFNPKLLNASKLQSYTSSGWSLAGATWYGSPTGAGSDGAACGYRNAVDEPPFSSLVSAGGPSLFKSGKACGACYQVKCTGNAACSGNPVTVVITDSSAELVNEAVHFDMSGTSFGAMAKSGQAGRLRSAGILQIQYQRVKCNYPGVSVTFRVEAGCNPNYFAVAVEYEDGDGELSRVDLKQALDSEAWTSMRQSWGAVWRLDSGSTLQPPFSIKLTGESGSTIVANNVIPAGYQPGQTYRSIVNFKV encoded by the exons ATGGCTCTTGTTTTAGGCTTCCCATTGTCTTCCATTGCATACATCATAGCTCTGTTCTCTCTGCTAATGATCAGCTCATGTTCTTGCTTCAATCCCAAGCTCCTTAATGCCTCAAAGCTCCAATCTTATACTAGTTCTGGCTGGTCTCTTGCCGGTGCAACTTGGTACGGCAGCCCCACCGGTGCTGGATCAGATG GTGCGGCCTGTGGATATCGAAATGCAGTGGATGAACCTCCATTCTCCAGTCTAGTGTCAGCTGGTGGCCCTTCTTTGTTCAAATCAGGCAAAGCATGTGGTGCTTGTTATCAG GTGAAATGCACGGGAAATGCGGCATGCTCGGGAAATCCGGTGACCGTAGTGATCACAGACTCGTCTGCAGAGTTGGTGAATGAAGCTGTCCATTTTGATATGAGTGGCACTTCGTTTGGAGCCATGGCTAAGTCGGGTCAGGCCGGTCGATTGCGTAGTGCTGGAATCTTACAAATACAATACCAAAG AGTTAAGTGCAACTACCCCGGAGTGTCAGTCACCTTCCGCGTGGAGGCCGGCTGCAACCCAAACTACTTTGCGGTTGCGGTTGAGTATGAGGACGGCGACGGCGAACTCTCCAGAGTCGATCTCAAACAAGCTTTAGATTCGGAAGCATGGACTTCGATGCGACAATCTTGGGGGGCTGTTTGGAGACTGGATTCGGGGTCTACACTACAACCTCCTTTCTCTATTAAGCTTACTGGAGAGTCAGGAAGTACCATTGTGGCGAATAACGTGATACCCGCTGGTTATCAGCCTGGACAGACTTATCGGTCTATTGTTAATTTTAAGGTGTAA